One Actinoplanes missouriensis 431 DNA segment encodes these proteins:
- a CDS encoding nucleotide sugar dehydrogenase: MTHTGDSTVDVCVVGGCGRVGLPLGIALAARGLSVVLYDINPAAVDRVNAGELPFAEEGAAEPLAESIAAGRLRASTDPASMGLADALVVVVGTPVDEHLNPDLGAVPRAIERGVEHLRDGQLIVLRSTVYPGVTALTEKLLTRKGLTVDVAFCPERIAEGKAMTELFALPQIVAARTPEALDRAEALFRHLTTSIVRLEPEEAELAKLYTNTWRYLKFAAANQFWMMANDFGLDYARIRHAVTVDYPRAADLPMPGFAAGPCLLKDTMQLAAFNRNNFVLGHSAMLISEGLPLYLVSRLEDRFPLADLKVGILGMAFKGGSDDIRDSLAYKLRKLLTLKAQETLCTDPYVLDDRFLPLDEVLKRADLLVIAAPHADYADLDVDKPVIDIWGLTGQGVLV, from the coding sequence ATGACACATACAGGCGACTCAACCGTCGATGTCTGTGTAGTGGGCGGCTGCGGCCGGGTCGGCCTGCCGCTGGGCATCGCGCTGGCCGCACGAGGTCTGTCCGTCGTCCTCTACGACATCAACCCGGCCGCTGTCGACCGGGTCAACGCGGGTGAGCTGCCGTTCGCCGAGGAGGGCGCGGCCGAGCCGCTGGCCGAGTCGATCGCCGCCGGCCGGCTGCGGGCCAGCACCGACCCGGCGAGCATGGGACTCGCCGACGCGCTGGTCGTGGTCGTCGGCACGCCCGTCGACGAGCACCTCAACCCCGACCTGGGCGCGGTGCCGCGGGCCATCGAGCGCGGCGTCGAGCACCTGCGCGACGGGCAGCTGATCGTCCTGCGCAGCACGGTCTACCCCGGTGTCACGGCGCTGACCGAGAAACTGCTGACCCGCAAGGGACTGACCGTCGATGTGGCGTTCTGTCCGGAACGGATCGCCGAGGGCAAGGCGATGACCGAGCTCTTCGCTCTGCCACAGATCGTCGCCGCCCGTACCCCCGAAGCTCTTGATCGCGCCGAGGCGCTGTTCCGGCACCTCACCACGTCGATCGTGCGGCTCGAGCCCGAAGAGGCCGAACTCGCGAAGCTCTACACCAACACCTGGCGGTACCTGAAGTTCGCGGCCGCCAACCAGTTCTGGATGATGGCGAACGACTTCGGTCTGGACTACGCGCGGATCCGGCACGCGGTCACCGTCGACTACCCGCGCGCCGCCGACCTGCCGATGCCCGGGTTCGCGGCCGGGCCGTGCCTGCTCAAGGACACCATGCAGCTGGCCGCGTTCAACCGGAACAACTTCGTCCTCGGCCACTCCGCCATGCTGATCAGCGAGGGGCTTCCTCTCTACCTGGTGTCCCGTCTCGAGGACCGGTTCCCGCTCGCCGATCTCAAGGTCGGCATCCTCGGCATGGCGTTCAAGGGCGGCAGCGACGACATCCGCGACAGCCTCGCCTACAAGCTGCGCAAACTGCTCACCCTCAAGGCGCAGGAGACGCTCTGCACCGACCCCTACGTGCTGGACGACCGGTTCCTGCCGCTCGACGAGGTGCTGAAGCGGGCCGACCTGCTGGTCATCGCCGCGCCGCACGCCGATTACGCCGACCTCGACGTCGACAAGCCCGTGATCGACATCTGGGGCCTGACCGGACAGGGGGTTCTGGTGTGA
- a CDS encoding AI-2E family transporter, translating to MGPTLSARKSRHALRTSAFISLQLLVVLLMAWVVLRLLGDAWSIIWPLVVALLLTTLTWPPVRFLRRHRWPPALAASLVTILFLLIAAGTLVGIIVPVASESGTLATGVADGIQTVRDWAAGPPLNIGDDQVNSALDTAIDRLQNSIGDIATATLTGVNTVVDGVVTTVLALFLMFFFLKDGPRFLPWLSRQLPGRLATDVPAIAERSWTTLGSFVRSQAFVGLLDAVFIGIGLWIVGVPLVLPLAVLTFVSAFVPIVGALFAGFVAVLIALVSNGWTDALIVLAIIIAVQQLEGNVFQPMIQSRGLGLHAGVVLLAVTLGSSLYGIVGALLAVPVAAIVAVIWSYMREQLSDPSIAPPGDGDPGPAPDRVSSPGPAAPAASAAPAAPAAPAAPAAPAAPAAPAADPAGPAADPA from the coding sequence ATGGGCCCCACTCTGAGCGCCAGGAAGTCACGCCACGCGCTGCGCACGTCGGCCTTCATCTCGCTGCAGCTGCTCGTCGTGCTGCTGATGGCGTGGGTCGTGCTGCGGCTGCTCGGCGACGCGTGGTCGATCATCTGGCCGCTCGTCGTCGCACTCCTACTGACCACACTCACCTGGCCGCCGGTACGGTTCCTGCGCCGGCACAGGTGGCCACCGGCGCTCGCCGCCTCACTCGTCACCATCCTCTTCCTGCTGATCGCCGCGGGCACGCTCGTCGGCATCATCGTCCCGGTCGCCTCCGAGTCCGGCACCCTCGCCACCGGGGTGGCCGACGGCATCCAGACCGTCCGCGACTGGGCGGCCGGACCGCCGCTGAACATCGGCGACGACCAGGTCAACTCCGCGCTCGACACCGCCATCGACCGGCTGCAGAACAGCATCGGCGACATCGCCACGGCCACCCTCACCGGCGTCAACACCGTCGTGGACGGGGTGGTCACCACCGTACTGGCGCTGTTCCTGATGTTCTTCTTCCTCAAGGACGGACCGCGATTCCTGCCCTGGCTCTCCCGCCAGCTGCCGGGCCGCCTCGCCACCGACGTCCCGGCGATCGCCGAGCGCAGCTGGACCACGCTCGGCTCGTTCGTCCGCTCCCAGGCGTTCGTCGGCCTGCTCGACGCCGTGTTCATCGGCATCGGCCTCTGGATCGTCGGCGTCCCGCTGGTCCTGCCCCTCGCGGTGCTCACGTTCGTGTCGGCGTTCGTGCCGATCGTCGGCGCGCTGTTCGCCGGGTTCGTGGCCGTCCTGATCGCGCTGGTCTCCAACGGGTGGACGGACGCGCTGATCGTGCTCGCCATCATCATCGCGGTGCAGCAGCTCGAGGGAAACGTCTTCCAGCCGATGATCCAGAGCCGGGGGCTGGGCCTGCATGCCGGGGTGGTGCTGCTGGCGGTGACGCTGGGCAGCAGCCTGTACGGGATCGTGGGGGCGCTGCTGGCCGTGCCGGTGGCGGCCATCGTGGCGGTGATCTGGTCTTACATGCGGGAGCAGTTGAGCGATCCGTCGATCGCGCCTCCCGGCGACGGCGATCCGGGTCCTGCACCGGACCGCGTGTCGAGCCCGGGCCCGGCCGCTCCGGCCGCTTCGGCCGCTCCAGCCGCTCCGGCCGCTCCAGCCGCTCCGGCCGCTCCAGCCGCTCCGGCCGCTCCAGCCGCGGATCCGGCCGGTCCGGCCGCGGACCCGGCCTGA
- a CDS encoding diguanylate cyclase, with the protein MTEIGLTDLVVGEELGRGAFTMVHRARRGDRWYAVKRPLATPDAYPAIRADFNREAALLACIDDAAVVRVHATGDLDGMPALVLEEIPGGTLADLIAGGVLSQERVVGIAAHLARGLAAAHRLGLVHRDIKPGNIMVSGDRPPKLIDFGLAQLGRQARDDEAAGTFLYASPEQSGMLKRPVDGRSDLYSLGVVLFECLSGRLPFEADDVGELLRLHLTAPVPDLTALRAGADPALVAVIGRLLAKDPDDRYPDAAALLADLRGCPGGAAAEQPAVSGWPLVGRDAEADRLRRRWELARQGQGGVAVIRGGAGSGRTRLIAEVAGWATTDGVPVLRATGRPGEATPLAVAREAIGGWLETARRMPEAEQLIDEAYAAAGPALLGQFLGETDEGEGEHVLAAAVAFVGELATRSGGLLIAIDDADDIDSGTRQLLVKLVEELPSLPVLLLLTTAVPIPAGSFEVTCAPLGPADVASLIASRLPGARVPDELAQHVVARTDGTPLAVVSYLLRLVDVGLVSPFWGEWRLDMVGADALPPVADVRDLLAARLARQPAEVLDCLTMAAVAGVRFRPEPLIDLGEPDRVVAALAAGVDRHVLEPRPGGRYAFVHPQLRDLLIGRIDAAELRKRHAAMARALERLPEGLRDEGHAYVVARHYRGAGDAAPAADRLRSVAAAGLRALTDQAPAEAVDYLAEAVAGDPAAGFELLHPLAQAYLRAGRYGEAAATLDRALAAEPDRLRRARLLTTRIELHHTLWDDARALDATRAALGELRRPLPGAGLLALVAALCVAFGGGFVRRTHIGFGTARGRRRESLAALTAVLDAGGYAAAIGLRLREAGTLALRAVYAVNRLGPSPEYVRVYSLIGYVTAVVHLRGTSERCLRRAGRVAAELGDPALTAYVEWLRGCALLFGGYDDGTAWERVIARYSRWYSPAQTIPGYATVGLRLLLRGYVDEAEREYDRALRHLGDSDQALGTSLGMLSVMIPSGQSRFGEAGAALKRLREAFPDGTGTPVQRANMLTAACCFLLEQGEVGVQLEEVLAEFHALRLRASDLMPQHRWVYVYQAQARLIQLRYASDTDRSERLRAARAAVAELGEVGGTPLLRAVHLSTRASLFYASGDHQRCLKVADEAEQRLRGLDAPFIQYEVFRIRARAMRALGMANEAERQARYALAVAAQHGWEQRRRQTRTEFGVDEGAGTHRRTVADRRPSGRNRHLDALQQIGSAAATILDPQQLAQVALDEMLRILGAERALFFLVDSGEPVRYAGRDASGDLDEDIAYGATLVRRVAESGEPLVVTGTDEGAALGSRSAVVHGLRSILVAPVQFKGRLIAVVYLDSRLARGIFTDDDVAVLTAVSSHVAVSLETARAAQLHSAVQAAREQQAMAEMLRASLAELTAILEPDRVLRQLCVTLYSQLGADAAVLIGPAGDVLAVEGVSPDLVGSSVSVDASDISFIGDSSMMGDLPVLAVPLRGRDAPAGMILLGGAGLDDTSRQVAAALATQGMTAYENARLFSRVQELATTDELTGQHNRRHFYAIAGALVNTAVRHERQLAAAMLDIDKFKNINDTYGHGVGDEVIRTVAARVREKLRSSDVLGRYGGEEFAMVLPDHDGQAEALAERVREAVSAAPVPTQAGPVRVTISVGLARLEPGDASLDELLARADHALYRAKEAGRNRVITA; encoded by the coding sequence GTGACGGAGATAGGCCTGACCGACCTGGTCGTCGGGGAGGAACTGGGCCGGGGCGCGTTCACGATGGTGCACCGGGCCCGGCGGGGCGACCGGTGGTACGCGGTCAAACGTCCTCTCGCCACCCCTGACGCCTACCCCGCGATCCGCGCCGACTTCAACCGCGAAGCGGCCCTGCTGGCCTGCATCGACGACGCCGCCGTGGTGCGCGTGCACGCGACCGGCGACCTCGACGGCATGCCCGCGCTGGTGCTCGAGGAGATTCCCGGCGGCACCCTCGCCGACCTGATCGCCGGGGGCGTGCTCAGCCAGGAGCGGGTTGTCGGGATCGCCGCGCACCTGGCCCGTGGCCTGGCCGCCGCGCACCGGCTCGGCCTGGTGCACCGCGACATCAAGCCGGGCAACATCATGGTCTCCGGCGACCGCCCGCCCAAGCTGATCGACTTCGGTCTGGCGCAGCTCGGCCGCCAGGCCCGCGACGACGAGGCGGCCGGCACCTTCCTGTACGCGTCACCCGAGCAGTCCGGGATGCTGAAGCGCCCGGTCGACGGCCGTTCCGACCTGTACTCGCTCGGCGTGGTGCTCTTCGAATGCCTCTCCGGCCGGCTCCCGTTCGAGGCCGACGACGTCGGTGAGCTGCTCCGGCTGCACCTGACCGCCCCGGTGCCGGACCTGACGGCGCTGCGGGCCGGCGCCGACCCGGCCCTGGTCGCGGTCATCGGACGGCTGCTCGCGAAGGACCCGGACGACCGCTATCCGGACGCCGCCGCGCTCCTCGCCGACCTGCGCGGATGCCCGGGCGGCGCGGCGGCCGAGCAGCCGGCCGTCAGCGGGTGGCCGCTGGTCGGCCGGGACGCCGAGGCGGACCGTCTGCGCCGCCGGTGGGAGCTGGCCCGGCAGGGGCAGGGCGGGGTCGCGGTGATCCGTGGCGGGGCGGGCTCCGGGCGTACCCGATTGATCGCCGAGGTCGCCGGCTGGGCCACCACCGACGGTGTCCCGGTGCTGCGCGCCACCGGCCGCCCCGGCGAGGCCACCCCGCTCGCGGTCGCCCGCGAGGCCATCGGCGGCTGGCTGGAGACGGCCCGCCGGATGCCGGAGGCGGAACAGCTGATCGACGAGGCGTACGCGGCCGCCGGTCCCGCGCTGCTCGGGCAGTTCCTCGGCGAGACCGACGAGGGCGAGGGCGAGCACGTGCTGGCCGCCGCCGTGGCGTTCGTCGGGGAGCTCGCCACCCGCTCCGGCGGCCTGCTGATCGCCATCGACGACGCCGACGACATCGACTCCGGCACCCGGCAGCTGCTCGTCAAGCTGGTCGAGGAGCTGCCGTCCCTCCCCGTCCTGCTGCTGCTCACGACCGCCGTCCCGATCCCGGCCGGCTCGTTCGAGGTGACATGCGCGCCGCTCGGCCCGGCCGACGTGGCGTCGCTGATCGCCTCTCGGCTGCCCGGCGCCCGGGTCCCCGACGAGCTGGCTCAGCACGTCGTGGCCCGCACCGACGGGACACCGCTCGCCGTGGTCAGCTACCTGCTCCGGCTGGTCGACGTGGGCCTGGTCAGCCCGTTCTGGGGCGAGTGGCGGCTGGACATGGTCGGCGCGGACGCGCTGCCGCCCGTCGCCGACGTGCGTGACCTGCTCGCGGCCCGGCTCGCCCGGCAGCCCGCCGAGGTGCTCGACTGCCTGACCATGGCCGCCGTCGCCGGAGTCCGGTTCCGGCCGGAGCCGCTGATCGACCTGGGCGAGCCGGACCGGGTGGTGGCCGCGCTGGCCGCCGGCGTGGACCGGCACGTGCTGGAGCCGCGTCCCGGCGGGCGCTACGCCTTCGTCCACCCGCAGCTGCGGGACCTGCTCATCGGCCGGATCGACGCCGCTGAGCTGCGCAAACGGCACGCCGCGATGGCCCGGGCGCTGGAACGGCTGCCGGAGGGCCTGCGGGACGAGGGACACGCGTACGTGGTGGCCCGGCACTACCGCGGCGCCGGTGACGCGGCCCCGGCCGCCGACCGGCTGCGCAGCGTGGCCGCGGCCGGGTTGCGGGCTTTGACCGACCAGGCGCCGGCCGAGGCCGTCGACTACCTCGCCGAGGCGGTCGCCGGTGACCCGGCGGCCGGCTTCGAGCTGCTGCACCCGCTCGCTCAGGCCTATCTGCGGGCCGGTCGCTACGGCGAAGCCGCCGCGACGCTGGACCGGGCGCTCGCCGCCGAACCGGACCGGCTGCGGCGGGCCCGGCTGCTCACCACCCGCATCGAGCTGCATCACACGCTCTGGGACGACGCCCGGGCGCTCGACGCGACCCGCGCCGCACTGGGTGAGCTGCGCCGGCCGCTGCCGGGCGCGGGACTGCTCGCGCTCGTCGCGGCGTTGTGCGTCGCGTTCGGCGGGGGGTTCGTCCGCCGTACCCACATCGGTTTCGGCACCGCACGGGGCCGCCGGCGGGAATCGCTCGCCGCGCTCACCGCCGTCCTGGACGCCGGCGGCTATGCCGCAGCCATCGGCCTCAGGTTGCGCGAGGCGGGCACGCTCGCTCTCCGGGCGGTGTACGCCGTGAACCGTCTCGGTCCCAGCCCGGAGTACGTCCGCGTGTACTCGCTGATCGGTTACGTGACAGCGGTCGTGCACCTGCGCGGCACCAGCGAGCGCTGCCTGCGCCGGGCCGGCCGGGTCGCCGCCGAACTGGGCGATCCGGCGCTCACCGCCTACGTCGAGTGGCTGCGCGGCTGCGCGCTGCTCTTCGGCGGCTACGACGACGGCACCGCCTGGGAGAGGGTGATCGCCCGGTACTCCCGCTGGTACTCGCCGGCACAGACCATTCCCGGGTACGCCACCGTGGGCCTGCGGCTGCTGCTGCGCGGCTACGTCGACGAGGCCGAGCGGGAGTACGACCGTGCCCTGCGCCACCTCGGCGACTCCGACCAGGCGCTCGGCACGTCGCTCGGCATGCTCAGCGTGATGATCCCGTCCGGTCAGAGCCGGTTCGGTGAGGCCGGCGCGGCGCTGAAACGGCTCCGCGAGGCGTTCCCGGACGGCACCGGAACCCCGGTGCAGCGCGCCAACATGCTCACTGCGGCCTGCTGTTTCCTGCTCGAACAGGGTGAGGTCGGCGTCCAGCTGGAAGAGGTGCTCGCCGAGTTCCATGCGCTGCGGCTGCGCGCCTCGGACCTGATGCCGCAGCACCGGTGGGTCTACGTCTATCAGGCGCAAGCCCGGCTGATCCAGCTGCGGTACGCGTCGGACACCGACCGATCCGAGCGGCTGCGGGCGGCCCGAGCGGCCGTCGCGGAGCTGGGCGAGGTCGGGGGGACGCCGCTGCTGCGCGCGGTCCACCTCAGCACCCGCGCCTCGCTGTTCTACGCGTCCGGCGACCATCAGCGCTGCCTGAAGGTTGCCGACGAGGCCGAGCAGCGGCTGCGCGGGCTGGACGCGCCGTTCATCCAGTACGAGGTGTTCCGGATCCGGGCCCGCGCCATGCGGGCCCTCGGCATGGCGAACGAGGCCGAGCGCCAGGCGCGGTACGCCCTCGCGGTGGCCGCCCAGCACGGGTGGGAGCAGCGGCGCCGGCAGACGCGTACCGAATTCGGTGTGGACGAGGGCGCCGGCACGCACCGCCGTACCGTCGCGGACCGCCGCCCGAGCGGCCGCAACCGGCACCTCGACGCGCTCCAGCAGATCGGCTCGGCGGCGGCGACGATCCTCGACCCGCAGCAGCTCGCCCAGGTCGCGCTCGACGAGATGCTGCGGATCCTGGGCGCGGAGCGAGCGCTGTTCTTCCTGGTGGATTCCGGCGAGCCGGTCCGGTATGCCGGGCGGGACGCCTCGGGTGATCTCGACGAGGACATCGCCTACGGCGCGACGCTTGTCCGGCGGGTCGCGGAGTCCGGTGAGCCGCTCGTGGTCACCGGCACCGACGAGGGCGCGGCGCTCGGCTCGCGCAGCGCCGTCGTGCACGGCCTGCGGAGCATCCTGGTCGCGCCGGTGCAGTTCAAGGGCCGGTTGATCGCCGTGGTCTACCTGGACAGCCGGCTGGCGCGGGGCATCTTCACCGACGACGACGTGGCGGTGCTGACCGCGGTGAGCAGCCATGTCGCGGTGTCGCTGGAGACGGCCCGGGCGGCGCAGCTGCACTCGGCGGTGCAGGCGGCGCGGGAGCAGCAGGCGATGGCGGAGATGCTGCGGGCCAGCCTGGCCGAGCTGACCGCGATCCTGGAACCGGACCGGGTGCTGCGGCAGTTGTGCGTGACGCTGTACTCCCAGCTGGGGGCGGACGCGGCGGTGCTGATCGGCCCGGCTGGTGACGTGCTGGCGGTGGAAGGAGTGTCACCGGACCTCGTGGGTTCCTCGGTCTCCGTGGACGCCTCGGACATCTCTTTCATAGGTGATTCGTCGATGATGGGGGATCTGCCGGTCCTTGCCGTACCGCTGCGTGGCCGTGACGCCCCGGCCGGGATGATCCTGCTCGGTGGCGCGGGCCTGGACGACACCAGCCGCCAGGTCGCCGCGGCCCTCGCCACACAGGGGATGACCGCCTACGAGAACGCCCGCCTCTTCAGCCGCGTGCAGGAGCTGGCCACCACCGACGAACTCACCGGCCAGCACAACCGCCGCCACTTCTACGCCATCGCCGGCGCCCTGGTGAACACCGCGGTGCGCCACGAGCGCCAGCTGGCCGCCGCGATGCTCGACATAGACAAATTCAAGAACATCAACGATACGTACGGTCATGGCGTGGGTGACGAGGTGATCCGCACGGTGGCCGCCCGGGTCAGGGAGAAGTTGCGCTCGTCCGACGTGCTGGGCCGTTACGGCGGCGAGGAGTTCGCCATGGTCCTCCCCGATCACGACGGTCAGGCCGAGGCGCTGGCCGAGCGGGTCCGGGAGGCGGTCTCGGCAGCCCCGGTGCCGACCCAGGCCGGCCCGGTCCGGGTGACGATAAGCGTGGGGCTGGCGCGCCTGGAACCCGGCGATGCGAGCCTGGACGAGCTGCTGGCCCGGGCCGACCACGCCCTGTACCGAGCCAAGGAGGCCGGCCGCAACCGCGTCATCACGGCCTAG
- a CDS encoding glycosyltransferase family 2 protein: MKPRVSVVIPVYNEGEGVVSHLERILRDVLLPAEILVVHDMPEDTTVPYAQELARRDPRVRTVLNTYGRGPANAIRFGIDSAAAPVAVVTMADGCDDPRQIDELARLVERGVVVAAASRYMPGGQQVGGPRFKRLASRWAGRTLYTFARVGTRDATNSFKAYDTEFVREVGIESRTGFEIGIELSAKATRLGRMVAEIPTIWLDRQLGESHFDLGRFMPSYLRWYFFAFGRRMTLEQLAARRPAADSVTV; encoded by the coding sequence GTGAAACCGCGGGTGTCGGTCGTCATCCCGGTCTACAACGAGGGTGAAGGCGTGGTGTCGCACCTCGAACGCATCCTGCGTGACGTGCTGCTCCCCGCCGAGATCCTGGTCGTGCACGACATGCCGGAGGACACCACGGTGCCGTACGCGCAGGAGCTGGCGCGCCGCGACCCCCGGGTGCGGACCGTGCTCAACACGTACGGGCGCGGGCCGGCCAACGCGATCCGGTTCGGCATCGACTCCGCCGCCGCGCCGGTCGCCGTGGTGACCATGGCCGACGGCTGCGACGACCCGCGGCAGATCGACGAACTGGCCCGGCTCGTCGAGCGGGGAGTCGTCGTCGCGGCGGCCTCCCGGTACATGCCCGGCGGGCAGCAGGTCGGCGGTCCGCGGTTCAAGCGGCTGGCGTCGCGGTGGGCCGGGCGCACCCTCTACACCTTCGCGCGGGTCGGCACCCGGGACGCCACGAACAGCTTCAAGGCGTACGACACCGAGTTCGTCCGCGAAGTCGGCATCGAATCGCGCACCGGCTTCGAGATCGGGATCGAGCTCAGCGCCAAGGCCACCCGGCTCGGCCGGATGGTCGCCGAGATCCCCACCATCTGGCTCGACCGCCAGCTCGGTGAGTCGCATTTCGACCTCGGCCGGTTCATGCCCAGCTACCTGCGCTGGTACTTCTTCGCCTTCGGCCGCCGGATGACACTCGAGCAGCTCGCCGCCCGCCGCCCGGCCGCCGACTCAGTAACGGTATGA
- a CDS encoding lipopolysaccharide biosynthesis protein: MTTRVATGRQIGVSGVAVAVAGALTSALGYLVPVIGARGLDAADLGALATVLAIAAIVSVPGTGLQIAVAVHRARHPGAVAGPAGWLTAAVCAGVVALITPIAAPLLDLPPTLVLLLAVQTFTVVAAGRWLGELQGAGRFLRLAAGMVVLAAGRYGGLIAGLLLGAGLVTSMMIGAAVSLLIPVVLALLTPPGSAQAAGLSRKIITACSATLAMLIVSYADLILARHVLPAAASGAYAVGTVLTKGALWAPQVVTVLALPRLAQGSRRALTIAVTLVAGCGAVLILASAVAGELAFRLAGGPDYTHLAEYAPVFAATGACYALVFVLVNAQVAAGARWPSAALWAATAVLVVTAEWLVPHTLAAIMWCALGAAVLALAGTAAATVHRQRALAAAVP, from the coding sequence ATGACAACCCGGGTCGCGACCGGCCGGCAGATCGGGGTCTCCGGCGTAGCGGTCGCGGTGGCCGGCGCGCTGACCAGCGCACTCGGATACCTCGTACCGGTGATCGGCGCTCGTGGCCTGGACGCCGCCGACCTCGGCGCGCTCGCCACCGTGCTCGCGATCGCCGCGATCGTGAGCGTTCCCGGCACCGGGCTGCAGATCGCCGTCGCCGTGCACCGGGCCCGCCACCCCGGCGCGGTCGCCGGACCCGCGGGCTGGCTCACCGCAGCGGTCTGCGCCGGCGTGGTCGCCCTGATCACGCCGATCGCCGCTCCCCTGCTCGACCTGCCGCCGACGCTCGTCCTGCTGCTCGCCGTGCAGACCTTCACGGTCGTCGCGGCCGGCCGGTGGCTCGGCGAACTACAGGGCGCCGGGCGGTTCCTGCGGCTCGCCGCCGGCATGGTGGTCCTCGCCGCCGGACGGTACGGGGGACTGATCGCCGGCCTGCTCCTCGGCGCCGGCCTGGTCACGTCGATGATGATCGGGGCGGCGGTCTCGCTGCTCATCCCCGTGGTGCTGGCGCTGCTCACCCCGCCGGGCTCGGCGCAGGCCGCCGGTCTGAGCCGGAAGATCATCACTGCCTGCTCGGCGACGCTCGCCATGCTGATCGTGTCGTACGCCGACCTGATCCTCGCCCGGCACGTGCTGCCCGCCGCGGCGTCCGGCGCGTACGCGGTCGGCACCGTACTCACCAAAGGCGCGCTCTGGGCCCCGCAGGTGGTCACCGTGCTGGCCCTCCCCCGGCTCGCCCAGGGCAGCCGGCGCGCCCTCACGATCGCCGTCACGCTCGTCGCCGGTTGCGGCGCCGTGCTGATCCTCGCCTCGGCGGTCGCCGGTGAGCTCGCGTTCCGCCTGGCCGGTGGCCCCGACTACACCCATCTCGCCGAGTACGCGCCCGTCTTCGCCGCCACCGGCGCCTGTTACGCGCTGGTGTTCGTGCTGGTCAACGCGCAGGTCGCGGCCGGCGCCCGGTGGCCCTCGGCGGCACTGTGGGCGGCCACCGCCGTCCTCGTGGTGACCGCCGAATGGCTCGTGCCGCACACCCTCGCGGCGATCATGTGGTGCGCGCTCGGCGCCGCCGTCCTCGCCCTGGCCGGAACAGCTGCCGCCACAGTGCACCGTCAGCGCGCATTGGCCGCCGCGGTTCCCTAG
- a CDS encoding M15 family metallopeptidase: MWKIVSVALLVLFPAVPSPAAAEPAAHIVQPGDTLWGVAEKYGARVSDLRAWNALGSYDTLRADGMLRLDTPRAPLPEFRTRAETVTEKEANGSVGRKCPVPPAELRRIWVRYIDFQGRVHNGSLIMHETLVAATQRAFAQLYRWRFPIMVMQPASVNTPGLTDRSVLTSGYECRFVAGTTKWSQHSYGRAVDVNPRQNPMIRGDYLDPPNTERWLARENYWPGMVHENGAVEAFTANGFAWGGRWKSLKDYMHFSTTNL, translated from the coding sequence GTGTGGAAAATTGTCTCCGTCGCGCTGCTTGTCCTGTTTCCCGCGGTTCCCTCGCCGGCTGCCGCTGAGCCCGCCGCTCACATCGTCCAGCCCGGCGACACACTGTGGGGCGTCGCGGAGAAGTACGGCGCTCGCGTCTCCGACCTGCGCGCCTGGAACGCTCTCGGCTCCTATGACACGCTGCGGGCCGACGGCATGCTCCGGCTGGACACGCCCCGGGCGCCGCTCCCGGAATTCCGGACCCGCGCCGAGACGGTCACCGAGAAAGAGGCCAACGGGAGCGTCGGCCGGAAGTGCCCGGTGCCGCCGGCCGAGCTCCGGCGGATCTGGGTGCGCTACATCGACTTCCAGGGCCGGGTCCACAACGGCAGCCTGATCATGCACGAGACCCTGGTGGCCGCGACCCAGCGGGCGTTCGCGCAGCTCTACCGCTGGCGGTTCCCGATCATGGTGATGCAGCCGGCCTCGGTGAACACGCCCGGCCTGACCGACAGATCAGTGCTGACCAGTGGCTACGAGTGCCGGTTCGTCGCGGGCACGACCAAGTGGTCTCAGCACTCCTACGGCCGGGCCGTCGACGTGAACCCCCGCCAGAACCCGATGATCCGAGGCGACTACCTGGACCCGCCGAACACGGAGAGGTGGCTGGCGCGCGAGAACTACTGGCCCGGCATGGTCCACGAGAACGGCGCCGTCGAGGCCTTCACCGCGAACGGGTTCGCCTGGGGCGGACGGTGGAAGTCGCTCAAGGACTACATGCACTTCAGCACCACGAACCTGTGA
- a CDS encoding SigE family RNA polymerase sigma factor yields MGAADWEDQFVDYFRARAQPLRRLAYSLSGDWHTAEDLVQQTFVRLYRRWPAIRDETVDAYARQALVNAFLSHRRARRRESLTADPPERAAGGADPADGLVVRRALAALAPRQRAAVVLRYLEDLPVAEVATLLGISEGTVKSQTARAIQSMRDAALVKE; encoded by the coding sequence GTGGGCGCAGCCGACTGGGAAGACCAGTTCGTCGACTATTTCCGCGCACGAGCACAACCGTTACGCCGGCTGGCCTACTCGCTGAGCGGTGACTGGCACACCGCCGAGGATCTGGTGCAGCAGACCTTCGTACGGCTGTACCGGCGCTGGCCCGCCATCCGTGACGAGACAGTGGACGCCTACGCCCGGCAGGCGCTCGTCAACGCGTTCCTGTCGCACCGGCGTGCCCGGCGGCGCGAGTCGCTGACGGCCGACCCGCCGGAGCGGGCAGCGGGCGGCGCCGACCCCGCCGACGGGCTTGTCGTGCGCCGCGCGCTGGCCGCTCTCGCCCCGCGGCAACGGGCCGCGGTGGTGCTGCGCTATCTCGAGGATCTGCCGGTCGCCGAGGTGGCCACCCTGCTCGGCATCTCCGAGGGCACGGTGAAGAGCCAGACCGCCCGGGCCATCCAATCCATGCGCGACGCCGCGCTTGTCAAGGAGTAG